Genomic segment of Streptomyces zhihengii:
CGAGGCCGCGCGCGCCTTCGGCTTCACCACCCTGTCCTGCTCGTCCACGGGCAACCTGGCCGGCGCGGTGGGCGCCGCCGCCGCCCGGGCCGGGTTCCGCTCCTGCGTCTTCATCCCGCACGACCTGGAGCAGGGCAAGGTCGTCATGGCCGCGGTGTACGGCGGCGAGCTCGTCGGCATCGAGGGCAACTACGACGACGTGAACCGTTTCTGCTCGGAGCTCATCGGCGACCCGGCGGGCGAGGGCTGGGGCTTCGTCAACGTCAACCTCCGCCCGTACTACGGCGAGGGCTCCAAGACGCTGGCGTACGAGATCTGCGAGCAGCTCGGCTGGCGGATCCCGGACCAGATCGTCATCCCGATCGCCTCCGGCTCCCAGCTCACCAAGATCGACAAGGGCATCCAGGAGCTGATCAAGCTCGGGCTCGTCGAGGACCGGCCGTACAAGATCTTCGGCGCGCAGGCCGAGGGCTGCTCCCCGGTGTCGGTGGCCTTCAAGGCCGGCCACGACGTGGTGCGCCCGCAGAAGCCGGACACCATCGCCAAGTCCCTGGCGATCGGCAACCCGGCCGACGGCCCGTACGTCCTGGACATCTGCCGCCGCACCGGCGGCGCCGTCGAGGACGTCACGGACGAGCAGATCGTGGACGCGATCAAGCTGCTGGCCCGCACCGAGGGCATCTTCACGGAGACCGCGGGCGGCACCACCCTCGGTGTGGCGAAGAAGCTGATCGAGGCCGGCGCCATCGACCCGTCCCTGACCACGGTCGTCATCAACACGGGTGACGGCCTGAAGACCCTCGACGCGGTGGCCCCCACAGCGGGTATGTCCGCAGTCATCCGCCCCAACCTGGACTCTTTCCGAGAGGCTGGCCTCGCATGAGCGTCAACGTCCGCATCCCCACCATCCTGCGCACCTACACGGGCGGCCGGGCCGAGGTGAGTGCCGAGGGCGCGACCCTCGCGCAGGTCATCGAGGACCTGGAGAAGAACCACACCGGGATCGCCGCCCGCGTCCTGGACGACCAGGGCAAGCTGCGCCGCTTCGTGAACGTGTACGTGAACGACGACGACGTGCGCTTCGAGCAGGGCCTCG
This window contains:
- the thrC gene encoding threonine synthase, with the translated sequence MRRKGLASMASQTVVTTADTVDLGPAAGLSCRECGERFALGPIFACEICFGPLEVAYDFPSGDPEGLRKRIENGPENIWRYAPLLPVPADVADKPNLNPGWTKLVKADNLARELGVETGKLFVKDDSGNPTHSFKDRVVAQAIEAARAFGFTTLSCSSTGNLAGAVGAAAARAGFRSCVFIPHDLEQGKVVMAAVYGGELVGIEGNYDDVNRFCSELIGDPAGEGWGFVNVNLRPYYGEGSKTLAYEICEQLGWRIPDQIVIPIASGSQLTKIDKGIQELIKLGLVEDRPYKIFGAQAEGCSPVSVAFKAGHDVVRPQKPDTIAKSLAIGNPADGPYVLDICRRTGGAVEDVTDEQIVDAIKLLARTEGIFTETAGGTTLGVAKKLIEAGAIDPSLTTVVINTGDGLKTLDAVAPTAGMSAVIRPNLDSFREAGLA
- a CDS encoding MoaD/ThiS family protein, which produces MSVNVRIPTILRTYTGGRAEVSAEGATLAQVIEDLEKNHTGIAARVLDDQGKLRRFVNVYVNDDDVRFEQGLDTATPDGAGVSIIPAVAGGC